A genomic segment from Polyangium mundeleinium encodes:
- a CDS encoding protein kinase domain-containing protein: MRRDNSSLYTQDPDEINRLLPPHVRAESLLGDGGQGLVFKGHVNGLPAAIKLYVTDQIETRIEREVNALVRLNCRSIARLLWSGDIVLVGEKVRIVATSFVPGRPLSEVLKQRKLSDDDVCAMAYDVAAAIHHMWELRVVHRDLKPSNLIVEPSGRVSVIDLGIARHVSQSSITGTGMTWGTTGYLSPEQMRGTKQLTCKSDVFALGIVMLEARLGRHPTQRDQVGLMSSRYHEFLPGSIGKSSYADLLKSLLQPRPTARPVPAAIMQSLASHARDGGK, encoded by the coding sequence TTGCGCAGGGACAATTCGTCACTCTACACGCAAGATCCAGACGAGATTAACCGTCTCCTTCCTCCGCATGTACGCGCGGAGAGCCTGCTTGGTGACGGCGGCCAGGGGCTTGTCTTCAAGGGGCACGTCAACGGGCTTCCTGCAGCCATCAAACTCTACGTGACCGATCAGATTGAGACACGCATCGAGCGCGAGGTAAATGCTCTTGTACGTCTTAATTGCAGATCGATAGCGCGTCTGTTGTGGTCTGGCGATATAGTGCTGGTTGGAGAAAAGGTACGCATTGTAGCGACATCGTTTGTACCAGGTAGACCATTGAGCGAGGTGCTCAAGCAGAGAAAGCTGTCCGACGACGATGTGTGTGCGATGGCCTACGATGTTGCGGCCGCCATCCACCACATGTGGGAACTCCGGGTTGTGCATCGCGACCTAAAGCCCAGCAATTTGATAGTAGAGCCATCAGGACGAGTCTCGGTGATTGATCTTGGGATCGCGCGCCACGTGTCCCAGTCATCTATTACCGGGACGGGAATGACATGGGGGACTACGGGATATCTGTCACCTGAGCAAATGCGCGGAACCAAGCAGTTGACGTGCAAGTCGGATGTTTTTGCCTTGGGCATCGTTATGCTGGAGGCGCGACTTGGTCGACATCCGACTCAAAGAGATCAGGTGGGCTTGATGTCGAGTCGCTATCACGAATTCTTGCCTGGGAGTATCGGCAAATCGAGCTACGCAGATCTGTTGAAAAGTCTCTTGCAGCCACGACCGACGGCGCGGCCCGTTCCCGCCGCGATAATGCAGAGTCTTGCATCACATGCACGGGATGGTGGAAAATGA
- the brxF gene encoding BREX-3 system P-loop-containing protein BrxF — MTAPLAARLLDRVSDAGVMYHRLVLTVGPAGSGKTEAFTDLAAAHGWPCINVNLKLAERLLDLTQKQRAVRVAGLLDDIVKATSAEVVLLDNIEMLFAVELAQDPLRLLQGLSRNRTIVASWPGTFDGRVLAYAEPGHREFKKYSTPQAVIVNAHEPRPLDVFGFSEKTL; from the coding sequence ATGACCGCTCCGCTTGCTGCCCGCCTGCTTGATCGCGTCTCCGATGCCGGCGTCATGTACCACCGCCTCGTCCTGACGGTCGGTCCAGCGGGCTCCGGGAAGACGGAAGCGTTCACCGACCTTGCGGCCGCGCACGGCTGGCCGTGCATCAACGTGAACCTCAAGCTCGCGGAGCGGCTCCTCGATCTTACCCAGAAACAGCGCGCTGTTCGCGTCGCTGGTCTGCTCGATGATATCGTGAAGGCCACGTCAGCGGAGGTTGTGCTCCTCGACAACATCGAGATGCTATTCGCCGTCGAGCTCGCCCAAGATCCACTACGGCTCCTGCAGGGGTTGTCGCGCAACCGTACCATCGTCGCGTCGTGGCCGGGCACGTTCGACGGTCGAGTCCTCGCTTATGCGGAGCCGGGGCACCGCGAGTTCAAGAAGTACTCGACTCCCCAGGCCGTCATCGTAAACGCGCACGAGCCCCGACCCCTCGATGTTTTCGGCTTTTCGGAAAAGACCCTATGA
- a CDS encoding DUF6079 family protein — MKYSELIHFEPIETVVQLREADSEPDARRLVETFVISDRMAELLCDMVIPQLQFAKPADNKGLLVVGNYGTGKSHLMAVISAIAEHADLATSISIARVADRAVQIAGRFKVIRAEIGSTTMTLREIVCTVLEDNLSRLGVKFEFPAAGDRHENKSAFQEMMAAFEAVYPDRGLVLVIDELLDYLRSRKDQELSLDLSFLRELGEVCKGTRFRFISGVQESLFDNPRFQFVADTLRRVKDRFEQVRIAREDVAYVVAERLLKKDARQQALVREHLTKFAPLYGSMNERMDDFVRLFPVHPAYLDTFERVYVAEKREVLKTLSVTIRRVINDEVPPDDTGVIAYDSYWGMLRDNPSFRSVPEIKAVIDKSSVLEARIQQAFTRPQYRPAALRIVHALSVHRLTASDIYAPLGATLEELRDDLCLMLPLPEREAGFLRTVVETVLKEILRTVSGQFLSFNKENGQYFIDLKKDVDFDSLIEKKAEALEDSQLDRYYFEALRRVVLEDPDAPPYVTGYRIWEYEVEWRERKAGRDGYLFFGAPNERSTAQPPRDFYVYFVQPFEPPYFKDEKKADEVFLRLKQRDEVFDRTLKLYAGAREQAATASGVNKKIYEEKAGEHLRTLTSWLREHVPSVMEVSHEGRSKSLLDVVRGKLPPNATVRDYVNSAGSVLLAPHFQDKSPDYPIFSVLITRQNREQAAQESLRWVAGNVKSKQGAAVLDALELLDGDVLKPRESRYAKHVLELLSLKGQSQVLNRTELVQAEFGVDYWTRFRLEPEFLAVVAAALVHSGDVVISLAGKKIDAASLDQLAKLSVREVSEFKHVERPKDLPLGSLQELCDLLGVAPGLIVNPATRDDAVAKIQLAVGALLGKVVTAQARVGELVFWGQPVLSGKEQNDWRTRLGALKTFLESLQPFNTAGKLKNFPHDAASVQVQKPALGLTREVEDLLALVQKVAPLTSYLGKAEALLDANHAWQEEVRSRRADLLTKIGSPKHRADAGFQRLLGQTLAELKGKYQEAYLGAHERTRLGVNDDKRKVTLSKSPRLAQLQRLSAVEMMPTQQLRDFENRLFALKTCFQLGKPELDADPLCPHCGFRPAEEGGSPSVSSKILDDLDEELDLLGQAWTQTLLTNLEDPTVAGNVELVSDSKGKRDVHSFLRLKQLPDPVTPAFVKALQEVLSGLLKVILTPADLRNALADGGLPCTVSDLRARFERHLTVLTQGKDASRVRVVIE; from the coding sequence ATGAAATACTCCGAGCTCATCCACTTCGAGCCCATCGAGACCGTCGTTCAGCTCCGCGAAGCGGACTCGGAGCCCGACGCGCGGCGCCTCGTCGAGACCTTCGTCATCTCGGATCGAATGGCGGAGCTGCTCTGCGACATGGTCATCCCGCAGCTCCAGTTCGCCAAGCCCGCCGACAACAAGGGGCTCCTTGTTGTTGGCAATTACGGCACTGGTAAGTCGCACTTAATGGCCGTAATCTCAGCCATCGCCGAGCACGCAGACCTTGCTACGAGCATCTCCATCGCGCGAGTCGCCGACCGTGCCGTGCAGATCGCCGGGCGCTTCAAGGTGATCCGCGCCGAAATTGGCTCGACGACGATGACGTTGCGCGAGATCGTCTGCACGGTGCTCGAGGACAACCTCAGCCGGCTAGGCGTCAAGTTCGAGTTTCCCGCCGCGGGCGACCGGCACGAGAACAAGTCAGCTTTCCAGGAGATGATGGCCGCCTTCGAGGCGGTGTACCCTGACCGCGGTCTCGTGCTCGTCATCGACGAGTTGCTCGACTACCTCCGCTCCCGAAAAGATCAAGAGCTCAGCCTCGATCTCTCATTCCTGCGCGAGCTGGGCGAGGTCTGCAAGGGCACGCGTTTTCGTTTCATCTCGGGCGTGCAGGAGAGCCTCTTCGACAACCCGCGCTTCCAGTTTGTGGCCGACACGCTCCGGCGCGTGAAGGACCGCTTCGAGCAGGTGCGCATCGCCCGCGAGGACGTGGCCTACGTCGTGGCCGAGCGCTTGCTGAAGAAAGACGCCAGGCAACAGGCGCTCGTGCGTGAGCACCTGACGAAGTTTGCCCCGCTCTACGGCTCGATGAACGAGCGCATGGACGACTTCGTCCGCCTGTTCCCCGTGCACCCCGCGTACCTCGACACATTCGAGCGGGTGTACGTCGCCGAGAAGCGAGAGGTGCTCAAGACGCTGAGCGTGACCATCCGCCGGGTCATCAACGACGAGGTGCCCCCAGATGATACTGGAGTCATCGCGTACGACTCGTACTGGGGCATGCTGCGCGATAACCCATCGTTCCGCTCCGTCCCCGAGATCAAGGCGGTCATCGACAAAAGCAGTGTGCTCGAGGCGCGCATCCAGCAGGCGTTCACGCGACCTCAGTACCGCCCGGCGGCTCTCCGGATCGTCCACGCGCTCTCCGTGCACCGCTTGACCGCCAGCGACATCTATGCGCCGCTCGGCGCTACGCTGGAGGAGCTGCGCGATGACCTTTGCCTCATGCTGCCGCTGCCGGAGCGCGAGGCGGGCTTCCTGCGCACAGTGGTCGAAACCGTGCTGAAGGAGATCCTTCGCACGGTGAGCGGGCAGTTTCTGTCGTTCAACAAGGAGAACGGCCAATACTTCATCGACCTCAAGAAGGACGTCGATTTTGACTCGCTCATAGAGAAGAAAGCCGAGGCCCTCGAAGACTCGCAGCTCGACCGTTACTACTTCGAGGCCCTACGCCGCGTCGTGCTTGAGGATCCCGACGCCCCGCCCTATGTCACGGGCTATCGCATCTGGGAGTACGAGGTGGAGTGGCGCGAACGCAAGGCGGGGCGCGATGGCTACCTCTTTTTCGGAGCACCCAACGAGCGGTCCACTGCGCAGCCGCCGCGGGACTTCTACGTCTACTTCGTCCAGCCCTTCGAACCGCCGTACTTCAAGGACGAGAAGAAGGCCGATGAGGTTTTCCTCCGCCTGAAGCAACGCGACGAAGTCTTCGATCGCACCCTCAAGCTCTACGCCGGTGCGCGGGAGCAGGCCGCGACGGCATCCGGCGTCAACAAAAAGATCTACGAGGAAAAGGCAGGTGAGCACCTGCGGACGCTCACCTCATGGCTGCGCGAGCACGTGCCGAGCGTGATGGAGGTATCCCACGAAGGGCGAAGCAAGTCGCTCCTCGACGTTGTCAGGGGTAAGCTCCCGCCGAACGCGACAGTCCGCGATTACGTGAACAGCGCAGGGTCCGTGCTGCTCGCACCGCACTTTCAGGACAAGAGCCCCGACTACCCGATCTTCAGCGTCCTCATCACGCGCCAGAACCGCGAACAGGCGGCGCAGGAGTCACTCCGCTGGGTGGCCGGCAACGTGAAGAGCAAGCAGGGCGCGGCGGTCCTAGATGCTCTCGAGCTACTAGACGGCGACGTCCTGAAGCCGCGCGAGTCACGGTACGCGAAGCACGTGCTAGAGCTGCTTTCGCTGAAGGGTCAGAGCCAAGTGCTCAACCGAACCGAGCTCGTGCAGGCAGAGTTCGGGGTCGACTATTGGACGCGATTTCGGCTGGAGCCGGAGTTCCTCGCTGTTGTCGCCGCAGCCCTCGTCCACAGCGGCGACGTGGTGATTAGCCTCGCGGGCAAGAAGATCGACGCAGCGAGCCTCGACCAGCTTGCCAAGCTGAGCGTCCGGGAGGTTAGCGAGTTCAAGCACGTCGAGCGACCGAAGGATCTGCCGCTCGGCTCGCTGCAGGAACTCTGCGACTTGCTCGGCGTGGCCCCGGGGCTCATCGTGAACCCAGCGACGCGCGACGATGCCGTCGCGAAAATCCAGCTGGCGGTTGGGGCACTGCTCGGCAAGGTCGTAACCGCTCAGGCCCGCGTGGGCGAGCTGGTGTTCTGGGGACAGCCCGTTCTTTCTGGGAAGGAACAGAACGATTGGCGAACTCGTCTCGGTGCGTTGAAGACGTTTCTGGAGTCGCTGCAACCGTTTAACACGGCCGGCAAGCTCAAGAACTTTCCGCACGACGCCGCCAGCGTTCAGGTCCAGAAGCCTGCCCTGGGCCTCACTCGGGAGGTCGAGGACCTCCTCGCACTCGTCCAGAAGGTGGCACCCCTCACGTCGTACCTCGGGAAGGCCGAGGCACTGCTGGATGCGAACCACGCTTGGCAGGAGGAGGTCCGCTCCAGACGTGCCGATCTCCTCACGAAAATCGGAAGCCCCAAGCATCGCGCGGACGCGGGCTTCCAGCGACTGCTGGGTCAGACGCTCGCCGAGCTTAAGGGGAAGTACCAGGAGGCCTACCTCGGTGCCCACGAGCGTACGCGGCTGGGTGTCAACGACGACAAGCGCAAGGTGACGCTCAGCAAAAGCCCGCGTCTCGCGCAGCTTCAGAGGCTCTCCGCCGTGGAGATGATGCCGACCCAGCAACTGCGCGATTTCGAGAATAGGCTATTCGCACTGAAGACGTGCTTCCAGCTCGGCAAGCCCGAGCTCGACGCGGACCCACTTTGTCCTCATTGCGGGTTCCGGCCTGCCGAGGAAGGGGGCTCGCCATCGGTGTCGTCGAAGATACTGGACGACCTCGACGAGGAGCTCGACCTGCTCGGGCAGGCATGGACTCAGACCTTGCTCACGAACCTTGAGGACCCGACGGTAGCAGGGAACGTCGAGCTTGTGAGCGACTCCAAGGGCAAGCGGGACGTACACTCGTTCCTCAGACTGAAGCAACTGCCGGACCCGGTTACGCCAGCGTTCGTGAAGGCGCTGCAAGAAGTGCTGAGCGGCCTCCTGAAGGTTATCTTGACCCCAGCAGACCTTCGAAATGCCCTCGCCGATGGTGGGCTGCCGTGCACCGTCTCGGATCTGCGTGCGCGATTCGAGCGGCATCTGACGGTGCTAACCCAGGGCAAGGACGCGTCGAGGGTGCGCGTGGTGATCGAGTGA
- a CDS encoding DNA methyltransferase, producing MKVAKKAQPVNGDLFIEESGQLRIANKSVEQRALERPPVECLGLTFESEEARRAYFLDKLREKLGDPSFRNTPGFPKADDDAILRLSDPPYFTACPNPFIGELLQRTGSCVGASGPALIHKPFAFDVTEGKQDPVCMAHTYHTKVPYRAIVRYILHYTKPGDVVLDSFSGTGMTGLAAQICGAPDPDFRNTIEEEWRTAGFGAPTWGRRFAVLSDISPFATFLAHNFNATLDVTTFEQEAQRIVAETEKKYGWVYETDGGRTAARGSLQYVIWSESIFCECGREILFWDPPNPAGTLPEPETVFKCPACGANVVKRSAQRATTTFVDSVLNTPVTQNKQTPVFVEARVDGATLRKRPSAFDMQLFKKVEAEPISNYVPMQPMMFKGAEWGDMFRAGYHFGITHAHHFWTRRNLLVLSELFERAAKSMHPREMLFLCTSLAVKTGSRMHNVGFKGGKINLAGQIYNTLQLTSVSAERNLLVLARGKLEDIKSVFSIQKTPDSTFISTNSATALLGLADGSVDYVFIDPPFGDNIIYSELSFLYESWLRVFTDTNQEAIISSEQSKGLPDYQALMVRAFKELFRVLKPARWLTVAFHNSKNSVWNAIQEALGQAGFVVADVRTLDKGQGTYKQMTTAGAVKQDLVISAYKPSDGFVREFVLRSGTSDSAWQFVREHMRYLPVFVGSGANAAMIAERQPFLLFDRMVAFHIRLGVAVPMGASEFYAGLSQRFVERDGMYFLSDQIAEYDRKRSAVTELRQLDLFVSDEASAVQWLRQHLQRKPQTFQELQPQFMRELQSWAKHERTIELREMLEQNFLVYDGREPVPTQVHSYLSSNYKELRNRDKDDPELREKGKDRWYVPDPTKQSDLHKLRERALLREFEEYKASTPKKLRQFRTEALRTGFKAAYDARDYRTIVSIAKRIPEAVLQEDEKLLMYYDVASMRLGEE from the coding sequence GTGAAAGTGGCGAAGAAGGCTCAGCCTGTGAACGGTGATCTCTTCATCGAAGAGTCGGGGCAACTGCGGATAGCCAACAAGTCTGTCGAGCAGCGGGCACTCGAGAGGCCCCCGGTCGAGTGCCTCGGCTTGACATTTGAGAGCGAGGAGGCGCGTCGCGCGTATTTCCTGGATAAGCTACGTGAGAAGCTTGGCGACCCAAGCTTTCGTAACACGCCAGGTTTTCCGAAAGCCGACGACGATGCGATCCTCCGGTTGAGCGACCCTCCCTACTTCACTGCATGCCCTAATCCGTTTATCGGAGAGCTGCTTCAAAGGACAGGTTCTTGTGTAGGTGCTTCTGGACCTGCATTGATTCACAAGCCATTCGCATTCGACGTCACTGAGGGTAAGCAAGACCCGGTTTGCATGGCGCACACATACCACACAAAGGTCCCCTATCGAGCTATCGTGCGCTACATTCTTCACTACACAAAGCCTGGCGACGTCGTCTTGGATTCCTTTTCGGGCACTGGGATGACTGGTCTCGCAGCCCAAATTTGCGGCGCCCCCGACCCAGATTTCCGCAACACGATCGAGGAGGAATGGAGGACTGCTGGCTTTGGTGCTCCGACCTGGGGCAGACGATTCGCAGTCCTTTCGGACATCTCTCCTTTTGCCACTTTCCTCGCGCATAACTTCAACGCCACCCTGGATGTCACTACGTTTGAACAGGAAGCCCAGCGGATCGTTGCTGAGACTGAGAAAAAGTACGGTTGGGTTTACGAGACAGATGGCGGTCGCACTGCAGCGCGCGGCTCGCTTCAATATGTAATTTGGTCGGAATCAATATTTTGCGAGTGCGGCCGGGAGATTCTCTTCTGGGACCCGCCAAATCCCGCTGGAACGCTCCCCGAGCCCGAAACCGTGTTCAAATGTCCTGCGTGCGGGGCGAACGTCGTGAAACGGAGTGCGCAACGTGCAACAACGACGTTCGTAGACAGCGTGCTAAACACGCCGGTGACTCAGAACAAGCAGACCCCGGTGTTCGTTGAGGCGCGCGTTGATGGGGCGACCCTGAGGAAGCGACCTTCCGCGTTTGACATGCAGCTATTTAAGAAGGTTGAAGCGGAACCCATTTCGAACTACGTCCCAATGCAGCCCATGATGTTCAAGGGTGCGGAATGGGGGGATATGTTTCGTGCCGGCTACCACTTCGGCATCACGCATGCGCATCATTTCTGGACAAGGCGAAATCTTCTCGTCCTTTCGGAACTCTTCGAGCGTGCTGCAAAGTCTATGCATCCACGTGAAATGCTATTCCTGTGCACTTCTCTCGCGGTCAAGACTGGAAGCCGCATGCACAACGTTGGGTTCAAGGGAGGAAAAATCAACCTTGCCGGTCAAATTTACAATACGCTTCAACTCACCAGCGTAAGCGCTGAACGCAACCTTCTCGTTCTGGCCCGTGGAAAGCTGGAAGACATCAAGAGCGTCTTCTCGATTCAAAAAACTCCAGATTCGACCTTCATATCCACGAACTCCGCGACCGCACTCCTGGGTTTGGCGGACGGCTCAGTGGACTATGTGTTTATTGACCCGCCATTTGGCGACAACATCATTTACTCGGAGTTAAGTTTTCTATACGAATCTTGGCTTCGCGTATTCACTGATACGAATCAGGAGGCGATAATCTCATCGGAACAATCGAAAGGGTTGCCCGACTATCAAGCGCTCATGGTGAGGGCCTTCAAGGAACTATTTCGAGTGCTAAAGCCAGCCCGATGGCTAACAGTCGCGTTTCATAATAGCAAGAATTCGGTTTGGAATGCCATCCAGGAGGCGCTTGGGCAAGCCGGGTTTGTGGTTGCCGATGTGAGGACGTTGGACAAAGGACAAGGTACGTACAAGCAGATGACTACCGCTGGCGCTGTTAAGCAAGACCTCGTTATCTCCGCTTATAAGCCGAGCGATGGTTTCGTCAGGGAATTCGTATTGCGCTCCGGCACGTCGGACTCCGCTTGGCAGTTCGTTAGGGAGCACATGAGATACCTCCCCGTGTTCGTAGGTTCCGGCGCGAACGCAGCCATGATTGCGGAGCGACAGCCATTTTTGCTGTTCGATCGGATGGTGGCGTTCCATATACGCCTTGGAGTCGCTGTACCCATGGGAGCGAGCGAATTTTACGCGGGTTTGTCTCAGCGATTTGTAGAACGAGATGGAATGTACTTTCTTTCGGACCAAATTGCTGAGTACGACCGAAAGCGGAGTGCCGTTACGGAATTGCGTCAACTTGACCTTTTCGTCAGTGACGAGGCGAGCGCGGTCCAGTGGCTCCGCCAGCATCTTCAGCGAAAGCCGCAGACGTTTCAAGAGTTGCAGCCTCAGTTCATGCGCGAACTTCAGTCTTGGGCGAAACACGAGCGAACGATTGAGTTGCGCGAGATGCTTGAGCAGAACTTTCTAGTCTACGATGGACGAGAGCCTGTGCCTACTCAGGTGCATTCGTACCTGTCCAGCAATTACAAGGAGCTTAGGAATCGCGACAAGGATGATCCTGAACTACGGGAGAAGGGCAAGGACCGCTGGTACGTACCCGATCCGACCAAGCAATCTGACCTTCATAAGTTGCGCGAGCGGGCGCTTTTGCGTGAATTCGAGGAGTACAAGGCAAGTACGCCAAAGAAGCTCCGGCAGTTCCGCACCGAGGCATTGCGAACTGGTTTCAAGGCGGCCTACGACGCTCGGGATTATAGGACGATCGTCAGCATTGCTAAGCGAATTCCAGAGGCGGTTCTCCAAGAGGACGAGAAGCTCCTAATGTACTATGACGTCGCAAGTATGCGTCTCGGAGAAGAGTAG